GGAGGCTTCCCCAACTACTTCGGCTACCAGCGCTTCGGCGAGAGAAGGGTGATAAACCATGAGGTGGGAAAGCTCCTGATAAGGGGCCGTTTTGAGGAGGCCGCGCTGCTTTTCCTGGGCGAGCATGATGGCAGCATGATGGGCGACGAGGCCAGGGCGAGTTTTAAAGAAACGGGTGACGTTGAAAGGGCTATTGAGGAATTTCCAAAGTTCTTGCGTTACGAGAGGGCGATGCTCTACCGCTACCGCGAGACCGGTAGCTGGAAGAAGGCCTTTGCCGTGCTCCCGAGACCCATAGTTAGACTTTTCATCCACTCATACCAGTCATACCTCTTCAATCTCGCCCTTTCGCGCCGCATTGAGGAGGGATTACCCCTCAACGAGCCTCTGGTGGGTGATATCGTGTGCCAGATAAAGCACGGTATACCCCAGAGGACGAGGACGTACCGGGTTACGGATTCGAACCTTGAGTTCGTGAGGCGAAAGGTTAAGGTGGGGGAGGCGATGGTTACCGGCCCCGTTTTCGGATTCCACATGCGCCGCGCTGGAGGTCCGATGGGAAGAATAGAGGATGAACTCCTTGATAATGAGGGAATAAAACCTGAGGATTTCCGTATGAAAAAGTTGAAGATTCTGGCCGAGCCCGGCGGGAGAAGGGAACTCCTGATACGGCCGCGCGGATTCAAATATCGTTACTCCTCCCACGAGGATGCTATGCTGTTCAAGTTCTTTCTCCCGAGGGGAACTTATGCCACCAGCGTCCTGAGGGAAATAATGAAGGACCACTGATTTATTCGAGCTTTTTTTAATCCTTCTTGTTATCTGTTGTGTGATATGTATCTCATATAAGTATGCCTTATATATTTTCCATATCCCAACCAAAAAAGTTATATATTGTCCAATCATTACCTGTGATGGGGAGAGCCCATAAAGACATGGGGGGCGGGGGATGCCAGTGATCGATCCACACATTCTCAGGTCAATACACCGCAGCGACCTTCGGAAGCGCATACTAATGTACCTCTACGATATATATCCTTCTGCCACGTATCTTTCGGAGATTGCACGAGTTGTGGGTTCTGATCCATCGAATGTGCGGGGCGCCCTCGTTGGACTCGGTAACCGTTACAATGGGGAGAGCTCCCTCGTGTATCTGGGTCTCGTGGAAGAAGTCATGAGCAATGGCTTTAGGTATTATCGGCTGACGGACTATGGCAAAAAAGTCGTGGAATATTTAAAAGATTATTACTCATATTACCGCAAGTTTATGTGAGGTGTCACCCATGGAAGGCAACAAACTCATAAGGGTTGTGGACGCGAACATTGAGCACATGGTCAACATGAGCCTCCTCTATATCGTCCAGCTGGGTACGAAGCATGACGTTTTCAAGCTGGTTTCTGAGAGACCCAGCTATCCTGAGCTCCTGGCCAGAATGGGCGCCCAGAATAAGGCACTCCTCAAGAAGTTCCTGGATAAACTCATCAAGCTTAAAATAGTGGAGGAAACCCCCATAGACCTGACACTCAACGGATTCTCCTACGAGATACGGGTCCCCTCCGAGGACTACAAGCTACTTCTCTCCGACTGGATGCCAGAATTTGAAGAGATATACCGTATGGTGGATTTTGCGCTTATAACACCCGAGCATCCCCACGTTCTGATGGATTTTGACAAGGACGCCGACTTCTGGGACATGAG
This is a stretch of genomic DNA from Palaeococcus ferrophilus DSM 13482. It encodes these proteins:
- the truD gene encoding tRNA pseudouridine(13) synthase TruD, producing the protein MDYREFFSRFRHLSQGRGIGGRLKSKPEDFIVFEVLSKSAFNGPCLLYLLKKREWDTMAAVKEIAKRVGIHYGEIGFAGTKDRHAVTYQFISICRPELKKRLDSLEIKDIELTFAGYGKSLKLGSLLGNRFRIAVRDVGENALERTREILDELRSKGGFPNYFGYQRFGERRVINHEVGKLLIRGRFEEAALLFLGEHDGSMMGDEARASFKETGDVERAIEEFPKFLRYERAMLYRYRETGSWKKAFAVLPRPIVRLFIHSYQSYLFNLALSRRIEEGLPLNEPLVGDIVCQIKHGIPQRTRTYRVTDSNLEFVRRKVKVGEAMVTGPVFGFHMRRAGGPMGRIEDELLDNEGIKPEDFRMKKLKILAEPGGRRELLIRPRGFKYRYSSHEDAMLFKFFLPRGTYATSVLREIMKDH
- a CDS encoding helix-turn-helix domain-containing protein, with product MPVIDPHILRSIHRSDLRKRILMYLYDIYPSATYLSEIARVVGSDPSNVRGALVGLGNRYNGESSLVYLGLVEEVMSNGFRYYRLTDYGKKVVEYLKDYYSYYRKFM